The following are encoded together in the Acidobacteriota bacterium genome:
- the gltB gene encoding glutamate synthase large subunit, which produces MKLRPGKIGLYDPAYEHDACGVGFIAHVRGERSHRLMQQAAHMLTQMDHRGACGCEPNTGDGAGMLTALPHALLRRVAADEFGAELGAPGTFSAGVFFLPQDDGERELCRRVVEEIVAERGQQLIGWRKVPTRPEVADIGATAIDSMPVIEQLFIRAADGLDQDAFERELYLIRKQATIRLRGNDALAEAQMFYVCSLSTRVIIYKGMLTSGQLVPFFPDLAAPDYESHLAMVHSRFATNTFPSWDRAQPNRFMSHNGEINTLRGNMNWMHAREGVLESDLFGDDLPLAFPVVEPDCSDSGSFDNVLEFLLLTGRTLQEAVMMMIPEAWQNDPHMDAAKKAFYDYHSCLMEPWDGPASIAFTDGRYIGAVLDRNGLRPSRYYVTDDDLVIMASEAGVVPVEPERVLRKGRLKPGRMFLVDFDLGRIVADEELKSTFAGRRPYAEWLENRTDLADLVAHAQSNGNAPANQASMDDDTLTRSLQAFGYTGETMRFMLRPLIEEQRDPIGSMGNDTALAFLSDQDRPVYDYFKQLFAQVTNPAIDSIREEVVMSVDCTIGPERNLLETTADHCRRVRLPHPILSNREFAALADAGDAGFSCRTLDATWPLEEGASGLGNALDRLCAEAEQAVDDGCSFVALSDRAAGPNRVPVPTLLACGAVHHHLLRTIKRTRVGLLLESGEAREVHHHCLLVGYGADAINPYLTFEALWQARRQGRLPAAADDQAVVDRYRKGVRKGMLKVMAKMGISTLQSYKGAQIFEAVGLSTEVIDRCFAGTASRIEGAGLERLAKDALKRHARGFPADDRDRVAELANPGDYHWRAGGERHMWNPQMISRLQNAARTNSTEAYESFARLANEDTTRKCSLRGLLQFRTDLEPLPLDEVEPASEIVKRFCTGAMSFGSISAESHETLAIAMNRLGGKSNTGEGGEDPSRFTPDANGDLRRSAIKQVASGRFGVTSWYLTNSDELQIKIAQGAKPGEGGELPGHKVDEIIARTRYSTPGVGLISPPPHHDIYSIEDLKQLIHDLKNSNPGARVSVKLVSEVGVGTVAAGVAKAHADHILISGHDGGTGASPLTSIKHAGLPWELGIAETHQTLVLSDLRSRVILQTDGQLKTGRDVVVACMLGAEEFGFSTAPLITIGCIMMRKCHLNTCPVGIATQDPELRAKFEGTPEEVVNYLFLVAEETRRLMASLGVATMRELVGRTDLFLPELAVLNEKTEGLDLSAVLQPAVRRHEGVEVVQTIEQDHALEYALDNELIDRARPALERGSRVRIDLPIENTQRTIGTMLSHELMKARGEHGLSDDTIHISLAGSAGQSLGAFLAPGITIELEGDGNDYVGKGLSGGRLILYPPRRSRFVAEENVLIGNVALYGATGGEAFFRGRAAERFCVRNSGARAVIEGIGDHGCEYMTGGRAVILGPTGRNFAAGMSGGIAWVFDPHKDLENNCNFEMVGLEPVGDEYRSELRQLVARHARFTGSTVARRLLERWSDAVRQFTQVMPHDYRRVLLARGEAGERMPEDQTIPKAEAAA; this is translated from the coding sequence ATGAAGCTCCGTCCCGGCAAGATCGGTCTGTACGACCCGGCCTACGAGCACGACGCCTGCGGCGTCGGCTTCATCGCCCACGTCCGCGGCGAACGCAGCCACCGGCTGATGCAGCAGGCCGCCCACATGTTGACGCAGATGGACCATCGGGGCGCCTGCGGCTGCGAACCGAACACCGGAGACGGCGCCGGCATGCTGACCGCACTGCCGCACGCCCTGCTCCGGCGCGTCGCCGCCGACGAGTTCGGCGCCGAACTCGGAGCGCCCGGCACCTTCTCCGCCGGCGTCTTCTTCCTGCCCCAGGACGACGGCGAACGCGAGCTGTGCCGGCGAGTCGTGGAGGAGATCGTCGCGGAGCGCGGCCAGCAGCTCATCGGCTGGCGCAAGGTGCCGACCCGCCCCGAGGTCGCGGACATCGGCGCCACGGCAATCGACTCGATGCCGGTCATCGAACAGCTCTTCATCCGCGCGGCCGACGGGCTCGACCAGGACGCCTTCGAACGCGAGCTCTACCTGATCCGCAAGCAGGCGACGATCCGCTTGCGCGGCAACGATGCGCTCGCCGAAGCGCAGATGTTCTACGTCTGCTCGCTGTCGACGCGGGTGATCATCTACAAGGGCATGCTGACCTCCGGCCAGCTCGTGCCGTTCTTCCCGGATCTGGCGGCGCCGGATTACGAATCGCACCTCGCGATGGTCCACTCGCGCTTCGCCACGAACACCTTCCCGTCCTGGGACCGCGCCCAGCCGAACCGCTTCATGAGCCACAACGGCGAGATCAACACGCTGCGCGGCAACATGAACTGGATGCACGCTCGCGAAGGCGTGCTTGAGAGCGACCTGTTCGGGGACGACCTCCCCCTCGCCTTCCCGGTCGTCGAACCCGATTGCTCCGACTCCGGCAGCTTCGACAACGTGCTCGAGTTCCTGCTGCTCACGGGCCGCACCCTCCAGGAGGCGGTCATGATGATGATCCCGGAGGCGTGGCAGAACGACCCGCACATGGACGCCGCGAAGAAGGCGTTCTACGACTACCACTCCTGCCTGATGGAGCCCTGGGACGGCCCGGCGTCGATCGCCTTCACCGACGGCCGCTACATCGGCGCGGTGCTCGACCGCAACGGCCTGCGTCCGAGCCGCTACTACGTCACCGACGACGACCTGGTCATCATGGCGTCCGAGGCCGGCGTCGTCCCGGTCGAGCCGGAGCGGGTGCTGCGCAAGGGGAGGCTCAAGCCCGGCCGGATGTTCCTGGTCGACTTCGATCTCGGCCGCATCGTCGCCGACGAAGAGCTGAAGAGCACGTTCGCCGGCAGACGACCCTACGCCGAGTGGCTGGAGAACCGCACCGACCTCGCCGATCTCGTCGCCCACGCCCAAAGCAACGGCAACGCGCCCGCGAACCAGGCGTCGATGGACGACGACACCCTGACCCGTAGCCTGCAGGCGTTCGGCTACACCGGCGAGACGATGCGCTTCATGCTGCGCCCCCTGATCGAGGAGCAGCGCGATCCGATCGGATCGATGGGCAACGACACCGCGCTCGCCTTCCTCTCCGACCAGGACCGCCCGGTCTACGACTACTTCAAGCAGCTCTTCGCCCAGGTCACGAACCCGGCGATCGACTCGATCCGCGAGGAAGTCGTCATGTCGGTCGACTGCACGATCGGCCCCGAGCGCAACCTGCTGGAGACGACGGCCGACCACTGCCGGCGCGTCCGCCTTCCTCATCCGATCCTCAGCAACCGGGAGTTCGCGGCGCTCGCCGACGCCGGCGACGCTGGCTTCTCCTGCCGCACGCTCGACGCCACCTGGCCCCTCGAAGAGGGCGCCTCGGGCCTCGGCAACGCTCTCGACCGCCTGTGCGCGGAAGCCGAGCAGGCGGTCGACGACGGCTGCAGCTTCGTTGCCCTGTCCGACCGGGCCGCCGGCCCCAACCGCGTCCCCGTGCCCACGCTGCTCGCCTGCGGCGCCGTCCATCACCACCTGCTGCGGACGATCAAGCGCACCCGGGTCGGCCTGCTGCTCGAGAGCGGCGAGGCGCGCGAGGTGCACCATCACTGCCTGCTGGTCGGCTACGGCGCCGACGCGATCAACCCCTACCTGACCTTCGAAGCGCTCTGGCAGGCGCGCCGCCAGGGCCGGCTGCCGGCCGCGGCCGACGACCAGGCGGTCGTCGACCGCTATCGCAAGGGAGTCAGGAAGGGGATGCTCAAGGTGATGGCCAAGATGGGCATCTCCACGCTGCAGAGCTACAAGGGCGCCCAGATCTTCGAGGCGGTGGGCCTTTCCACCGAAGTGATCGACCGCTGCTTCGCCGGCACCGCCAGCCGGATCGAGGGTGCCGGCCTCGAACGGCTGGCAAAGGACGCGCTGAAGCGTCACGCCCGCGGCTTTCCCGCCGACGACCGCGACCGTGTCGCCGAGCTCGCGAATCCGGGCGACTACCACTGGCGCGCCGGCGGCGAACGCCACATGTGGAACCCGCAGATGATCTCGCGGCTCCAGAACGCGGCCCGCACGAACAGTACGGAGGCCTACGAGAGCTTCGCCCGACTCGCCAACGAGGACACGACGCGGAAGTGTTCGCTGCGCGGCCTGCTCCAGTTCCGCACGGACCTCGAACCGCTGCCGCTCGACGAGGTCGAGCCGGCGAGCGAGATCGTCAAGCGCTTCTGCACGGGCGCGATGAGCTTCGGCTCGATCTCGGCCGAAAGCCACGAGACGCTCGCCATCGCGATGAACCGCCTCGGCGGCAAGAGCAACACCGGCGAGGGCGGCGAGGACCCGTCCCGCTTCACGCCGGACGCCAACGGCGACCTTCGCCGCTCGGCCATCAAGCAGGTCGCCTCCGGCCGCTTCGGCGTCACCTCGTGGTACCTGACCAACTCCGACGAACTGCAGATCAAGATCGCCCAGGGCGCCAAGCCGGGCGAGGGCGGCGAACTGCCCGGCCACAAGGTGGACGAGATCATCGCGCGGACCCGGTACTCCACGCCCGGCGTCGGCCTCATCTCGCCGCCGCCCCACCACGACATCTACTCGATCGAGGACCTGAAGCAGCTCATCCACGATCTGAAGAACTCGAACCCGGGCGCCAGGGTCAGCGTGAAGCTCGTCTCCGAGGTCGGCGTCGGCACGGTCGCCGCCGGCGTCGCCAAGGCCCACGCCGACCACATCCTGATCTCGGGCCATGACGGCGGCACCGGCGCTTCGCCGCTCACCAGCATCAAGCACGCCGGCCTGCCCTGGGAACTCGGCATCGCCGAGACCCACCAGACGCTGGTGCTGAGCGACCTGCGCTCGCGGGTAATCCTCCAGACCGACGGCCAGCTCAAGACCGGCCGCGACGTCGTCGTCGCCTGCATGCTCGGCGCCGAGGAGTTCGGCTTCTCCACCGCGCCGCTGATCACGATCGGCTGCATCATGATGCGCAAGTGCCACCTGAACACCTGCCCGGTCGGCATCGCCACCCAGGATCCGGAGCTGCGCGCCAAGTTCGAGGGCACGCCGGAGGAGGTTGTCAACTACCTCTTCCTCGTCGCCGAGGAGACGCGGCGGCTCATGGCGAGCCTCGGCGTGGCGACGATGCGGGAGCTGGTCGGCCGGACGGACCTGTTCCTGCCCGAACTCGCGGTCCTGAACGAGAAGACCGAGGGCCTCGACCTCTCCGCCGTGCTGCAACCGGCGGTGCGCAGGCACGAAGGCGTCGAGGTCGTGCAGACGATCGAACAGGACCACGCGCTCGAGTACGCGCTCGACAACGAGTTGATCGACCGCGCCCGGCCGGCACTCGAGCGCGGTTCCCGCGTGCGGATCGACCTGCCCATCGAGAACACCCAACGCACCATCGGCACGATGCTCAGCCACGAGCTCATGAAGGCGCGCGGCGAGCACGGCCTGTCCGACGACACGATCCACATCTCGCTCGCCGGCAGCGCGGGCCAGAGCCTCGGCGCCTTCCTCGCGCCCGGCATCACGATCGAACTCGAGGGCGACGGCAACGACTACGTCGGCAAGGGGCTGTCGGGCGGAAGGCTCATCCTCTACCCACCGCGCCGGTCCCGATTCGTCGCCGAAGAGAACGTCCTGATCGGCAACGTCGCGCTCTACGGCGCCACCGGCGGCGAAGCGTTCTTCCGCGGCCGCGCAGCGGAACGCTTCTGCGTCCGCAACTCGGGCGCCCGCGCGGTCATCGAGGGGATCGGCGACCACGGCTGCGAGTACATGACCGGCGGCCGCGCGGTGATCCTGGGCCCGACCGGGCGCAACTTCGCGGCCGGCATGAGCGGCGGAATCGCCTGGGTCTTCGATCCGCACAAGGACCTGGAGAACAACTGCAACTTCGAGATGGTGGGACTCGAGCCCGTCGGCGACGAGTACCGGAGCGAACTCCGGCAACTGGTCGCGCGGCATGCCCGCTTCACCGGCTCGACGGTGGCGCGCCGGCTGCTCGAGCGCTGGAGCGATGCCGTGCGTCAGTTCACGCAGGTCATGCCCCATGACTACCGTCGCGTTCTCCTGGCACGGGGCGAGGCCGGGGAGCGGATGCCAGAAGACCAGACGATCCCGAAGGCCGAAGC
- a CDS encoding LysR family transcriptional regulator: MQGLRIFCDVADLRSFSRAAELHGITQSAVSQRIQHLEELFGTRLLDRSKRPFVLTPAGELVSREGRELVARYDALARSVSRLDPKRGGTVRVHAIYSAGIALLNQLRAEFQLQRPELDVQIEYEPPAAVAEAARTGRCDFGIVSYPEQWPGLQSRPLREERMCLACGVNHELAGAKRVLAADLDGRELIHFTHELPAARHIRSYLVGNGAEAVFAQRLDNIDTFKSMLQATDYAAILPLRTFLAEVRAGLLAAVPLDPPLERPVGIVYARGRLRQAAEEFAAFLTENAGPMPADDEAIAERGEAA; encoded by the coding sequence ATGCAAGGGCTCAGGATCTTCTGCGATGTCGCGGATTTGCGCAGCTTCAGCCGCGCAGCCGAGCTTCACGGGATCACCCAGTCGGCGGTTAGCCAGCGCATCCAGCACCTGGAGGAGCTCTTCGGAACGCGGCTCCTCGACCGCTCCAAGCGGCCCTTCGTGCTGACTCCCGCCGGCGAACTCGTGTCCCGCGAGGGACGCGAACTCGTCGCCCGCTACGACGCCCTGGCGCGCAGTGTCTCCCGTCTCGATCCGAAGCGGGGCGGGACGGTCCGGGTCCACGCGATCTACTCCGCCGGCATCGCCCTGCTCAACCAGTTGCGGGCCGAGTTCCAGCTCCAGCGACCGGAACTCGACGTGCAGATCGAGTACGAACCGCCGGCCGCGGTGGCCGAGGCGGCGCGAACCGGCCGCTGCGACTTCGGCATCGTCTCCTACCCGGAGCAGTGGCCCGGCCTGCAATCGCGCCCGCTGCGGGAGGAGCGGATGTGCTTGGCCTGCGGCGTGAACCACGAACTGGCCGGCGCCAAGCGCGTGCTGGCCGCCGACCTCGACGGCCGCGAGTTGATCCACTTCACCCACGAACTCCCCGCCGCGCGCCACATTCGCAGCTACCTGGTCGGGAACGGGGCCGAGGCCGTGTTCGCCCAGCGGCTCGACAACATCGACACGTTCAAGAGCATGCTGCAGGCGACCGACTACGCCGCGATCCTGCCGCTCAGGACGTTTCTCGCCGAAGTGCGCGCGGGACTGCTCGCCGCGGTGCCGCTCGACCCGCCGCTCGAGCGGCCGGTGGGAATCGTCTACGCCCGCGGCCGCCTCCGTCAGGCCGCCGAAGAATTCGCCGCCTTCCTGACCGAGAACGCCGGGCCGATGCCCGCGGACGACGAGGCAATAGCAGAGCGCGGAGAGGCGGCATGA
- a CDS encoding Na(+)/H(+) antiporter subunit D: protein MTELLLSPPLLLMLGSVVLAAAPRNVLPRTALRALLLALPIYSLWRFWGLDLGDYAQFELFGQTLTLVRIDPLSRIFVVIFHLAALIGSIYSFYVKDNFQPLVGVFYAGSALGVVLAGDLWTLFLFWEVAAVSSALLVWVRRSGRAAGAGLRYLGMQMVSGVLLLAGIVLLRHEVGAGPGWAEFRNLTGFLEDGGLGFSNLAATLIFLAFGLKAAFPLLHSWLIDAYPESTPAGAVFLSAFTTKFAIYALARAFPGQSELIWIGALMTAFPIFFAVIENDLRRVLAYSMTNQLGFMVVGIGIGTELAINGAVAHAFADILFKGLLFMAMGAVLYRVGHVNGSDLGGLYKSMPITTGLCIIGAASISAFPLFSAFATKSLIMSAAVYKEYFGLWLVLLFASAGVFHHAGIKIPFFAFFHHDSGIRCKEAPRSMIVAMVLAAAASMAIGLFPLAEMWFGVANPFYGLLPYPVDYDVYTTTHVITQSQLLFFSALAFATLMRTGLYPPELRSVNLDADWLYRRVGFRIWDGVATAFTATHRTGYAVAGRLAAAALETAQRHLGPQGFLGRSWLTASMALWVAVLLAAYLVVFYWRLG, encoded by the coding sequence ATGACGGAACTCCTGCTGTCGCCGCCGCTGCTGCTCATGCTCGGCAGCGTGGTCCTGGCCGCGGCGCCGCGCAACGTGCTGCCGCGCACCGCCCTACGCGCGCTGCTCCTGGCCCTGCCGATCTACTCCCTCTGGCGCTTCTGGGGCCTCGACCTCGGCGACTACGCCCAGTTCGAACTCTTCGGCCAGACCCTGACGCTCGTCCGGATCGATCCCCTGAGCCGGATCTTCGTCGTCATCTTCCACCTGGCGGCGCTGATCGGCAGCATCTACTCGTTCTACGTCAAGGACAACTTCCAGCCGCTCGTCGGGGTGTTCTACGCCGGGTCGGCCCTGGGCGTAGTGCTGGCCGGCGATCTCTGGACGCTGTTCCTGTTCTGGGAGGTCGCCGCCGTGTCGTCGGCGCTGCTGGTCTGGGTCCGGAGAAGCGGCAGGGCGGCCGGCGCCGGCCTCCGCTACCTGGGGATGCAGATGGTCTCGGGCGTCCTGCTGCTCGCCGGCATCGTGCTGCTCCGCCACGAAGTCGGCGCGGGCCCCGGCTGGGCGGAGTTCCGCAACCTGACGGGCTTCCTCGAGGACGGCGGGCTTGGCTTCTCGAACCTGGCGGCGACCCTCATCTTCCTCGCCTTCGGACTCAAGGCGGCCTTCCCGCTGCTGCACAGTTGGCTGATCGACGCGTACCCCGAGTCGACCCCGGCCGGCGCCGTGTTCCTGTCGGCGTTCACGACCAAGTTCGCGATCTACGCCCTGGCGCGCGCCTTCCCCGGCCAGTCCGAATTGATCTGGATCGGCGCGCTGATGACCGCGTTTCCGATCTTCTTCGCGGTGATCGAGAACGACCTGCGCCGGGTGCTCGCCTACAGCATGACGAACCAGCTCGGCTTCATGGTCGTCGGCATCGGCATCGGCACCGAGCTGGCGATCAACGGCGCCGTAGCCCATGCCTTCGCCGACATCCTCTTCAAGGGCCTCCTGTTCATGGCGATGGGGGCGGTGCTCTACCGGGTCGGCCACGTGAACGGCTCGGACCTCGGCGGCCTCTACAAGTCAATGCCGATCACGACCGGGCTGTGCATCATCGGCGCCGCGTCCATCTCGGCCTTCCCGCTGTTTTCCGCCTTCGCGACGAAGTCGCTCATCATGAGCGCGGCCGTGTACAAGGAGTACTTCGGGCTCTGGCTCGTGCTCCTGTTCGCCTCCGCCGGCGTCTTCCATCACGCAGGGATCAAGATCCCCTTCTTCGCCTTCTTCCACCACGACTCCGGCATCCGCTGCAAGGAGGCGCCGCGATCGATGATCGTCGCGATGGTCCTGGCGGCCGCCGCGAGCATGGCGATCGGCCTGTTCCCGCTGGCCGAGATGTGGTTCGGCGTCGCGAACCCCTTCTACGGGCTGCTGCCCTACCCGGTCGACTACGACGTGTACACGACGACCCACGTCATCACCCAGAGCCAGCTCCTCTTCTTCTCGGCGCTCGCCTTCGCGACGCTCATGCGCACCGGCCTCTATCCCCCCGAGTTGCGCTCCGTGAACCTCGACGCCGACTGGCTCTACCGACGGGTCGGGTTCCGCATCTGGGACGGCGTCGCCACCGCGTTCACCGCAACGCACCGCACCGGCTACGCCGTTGCCGGCCGGCTCGCCGCCGCCGCGCTCGAAACGGCGCAGCGTCACCTGGGCCCGCAGGGGTTCCTCGGGCGCTCGTGGCTCACGGCGTCGATGGCGTTGTGGGTCGCGGTGCTGCTCGCGGCGTATCTCGTGGTGTTCTACTGGCGGTTGGGGTAG